In uncultured Methanobacterium sp., a genomic segment contains:
- a CDS encoding TetR/AcrR family transcriptional regulator, with the protein MDTKSRIMETAFKLFLKNGFADVSLNEIIRESDITTGGFYYHFDSKDTLLVEVIKKYIFNYFSSVIEQIKDFEGTPEEKFRTVILNIVGDDSTINETTQLVESAEKIDYRVLHLLLFEGVQKYDIIAEHYTAFYYDLLDFNKEVINEGIAQEVIRDDMDITELALLVQTVMVGTVIMWIGMPAMPMAERMEDNMHNLWNFIKKEDKKIS; encoded by the coding sequence ATGGATACAAAATCTAGAATCATGGAAACAGCATTCAAACTTTTTTTAAAAAATGGATTTGCTGATGTTTCCTTGAATGAAATAATAAGGGAATCAGACATTACTACTGGCGGATTTTACTATCACTTTGATAGTAAAGACACTCTACTTGTGGAAGTTATCAAAAAATATATATTCAACTATTTCAGTTCAGTTATAGAACAGATTAAAGATTTTGAGGGCACCCCTGAAGAAAAATTCAGAACTGTGATTTTAAATATTGTAGGCGATGATTCCACCATCAATGAGACCACTCAACTGGTGGAAAGCGCTGAAAAAATAGATTACCGGGTTTTACATTTACTATTGTTCGAAGGTGTTCAAAAATATGATATAATAGCAGAACATTACACTGCATTTTATTACGATCTGTTGGACTTCAATAAGGAAGTAATCAATGAAGGTATTGCTCAAGAGGTAATAAGAGATGATATGGACATCACTGAACTTGCATTGCTCGTTCAAACTGTCATGGTGGGAACAGTCATAATGTGGATAGGAATGCCTGCAATGCCCATGGCAGAAAGAATGGAAGATAACATGCATAATTTATGGAACTTCATTAAAAAAGAAGATAAAAAAATTTCATAA
- a CDS encoding SDR family NAD(P)-dependent oxidoreductase produces the protein MKLENKVVLVTGASSGIRNEIAKLIAKEGASVVVVAKRDENLENLVNQIESDGGKAIAVEGDFNPEETIPTGFNTAINEFGRLDIVINSAGIADIIAPVADMGEGVWEVDLKVDLTGAI, from the coding sequence ATGAAATTAGAAAACAAGGTTGTACTAGTTACTGGAGCAAGTTCAGGTATTCGAAACGAAATCGCCAAACTCATTGCAAAGGAAGGTGCATCTGTTGTTGTAGTTGCCAAGAGGGACGAAAACCTGGAAAATCTTGTCAATCAAATCGAAAGTGATGGTGGAAAAGCCATTGCTGTTGAAGGAGATTTTAACCCCGAAGAAACGATCCCCACTGGATTCAATACCGCTATAAATGAATTTGGGAGACTGGACATAGTTATTAACAGTGCTGGAATAGCAGATATAATCGCTCCAGTTGCGGATATGGGAGAGGGAGTTTGGGAAGTTGATCTCAAAGTTGATTTGACAGGAGCCATTTAA
- the npdG gene encoding NADPH-dependent F420 reductase gives MKIAIIGGTGGQGLGIAIRFVQAGEDVIIGSRTMEKAQAAVDKVKDLLGDVGNLKAAENAAAAEEAELLVLTVPLAAQKSTLISIKEGAKGKTLLDATGPLESAIGGSPITYLDLWDGAAAERSAKILKDANVICAFNNISSAALMNFNEPIDCDCLISGDDADSKVVATELIEKIPGVNVIDCGPLARAKIIEKITPLLIGLNIRNKTQFGGIRITGLGK, from the coding sequence ATGAAGATAGCTATTATTGGTGGAACTGGTGGACAGGGTTTAGGAATCGCAATACGATTTGTACAAGCCGGAGAAGATGTTATAATCGGTTCAAGAACAATGGAAAAAGCTCAAGCAGCAGTGGACAAAGTTAAAGACCTTTTAGGTGACGTAGGAAATCTTAAAGCCGCAGAAAATGCTGCAGCAGCTGAAGAAGCAGAACTTTTAGTTTTAACCGTACCATTAGCAGCACAAAAATCAACTTTAATCTCAATCAAAGAGGGAGCCAAAGGTAAAACATTATTAGATGCCACAGGACCTTTAGAATCAGCAATAGGGGGTTCACCCATAACTTATCTAGATCTTTGGGATGGTGCTGCCGCAGAAAGATCTGCAAAAATCCTGAAAGATGCCAATGTAATCTGTGCATTTAACAACATCAGCTCAGCAGCCCTAATGAACTTCAATGAACCAATAGACTGTGACTGTCTCATTTCAGGAGACGATGCAGATTCCAAAGTTGTGGCCACCGAATTGATTGAAAAAATCCCTGGTGTAAACGTTATCGACTGTGGACCACTGGCACGGGCCAAAATCATAGAAAAAATCACCCCACTATTAATCGGCCTAAATATACGAAACAAAACCCAATTTGGAGGAATAAGAATAACAGGATTAGGCAAATAA
- a CDS encoding putative quinol monooxygenase: protein MIIVTATITGKPGKRDELISKSQDVIKSTRLEQGNISYELLASTEDDDVLLMFEKWKNKEALDTHMQTKHFKSFGSAIEDLVAKELEITIYSAEKA from the coding sequence ATGATTATTGTAACAGCTACCATAACTGGCAAACCAGGTAAAAGGGATGAACTTATTTCTAAATCTCAGGATGTGATTAAATCCACCCGTCTAGAACAGGGGAACATCAGTTATGAATTACTGGCCAGCACCGAAGATGATGATGTTCTTTTGATGTTTGAAAAATGGAAAAATAAAGAAGCTTTAGATACCCACATGCAAACCAAACATTTCAAGTCATTTGGCTCCGCAATTGAAGATCTTGTGGCAAAAGAATTAGAAATAACTATTTATTCTGCTGAGAAAGCATAA
- a CDS encoding antibiotic biosynthesis monooxygenase yields the protein MITGTITAKHGHKNILIEKSQYLIEYARLKPGCVSYHVYRSTENKDFLLRVDHWNTEVLEVNMQTEHFNVFCVAIEDIIIEKIGTGIYSADKML from the coding sequence ATGATAACAGGGACCATTACAGCTAAGCATGGCCATAAAAATATACTTATTGAAAAATCACAATATTTGATTGAATATGCTCGTTTAAAACCAGGTTGTGTCAGTTATCATGTATATAGAAGCACAGAAAATAAAGATTTTTTATTGAGGGTGGATCATTGGAATACAGAGGTTTTAGAAGTAAACATGCAGACTGAACATTTCAATGTATTTTGTGTGGCTATTGAAGATATTATAATTGAAAAAATAGGTACTGGAATATATTCTGCAGATAAAATGTTATAA
- a CDS encoding Coenzyme F420 hydrogenase/dehydrogenase, beta subunit C-terminal domain, protein MDPEYLLARAKDENLLEKGECGGAVSSIFQYLLDNNLVDGVLNLGHGEDIYDGIPNLIEDSKDLINTCGSLHCAPTMFGDLISKHLQDINLAVAVKPCDAMAIKELENRHQIDGDKIYKVGLNCGGTVLPITARKMIELFYQIDPADVVKEEIDKGKFIIELKDGSHKDLKIDDLEDEGYGRRVNCQRCEQMVPRNADIACGNWGTEPGWTFIEIVTPKGKELVENAKQNRYIEVKTPSEKAVAIREKVEGVMIKMARKFQDKYLEENYPSLEDWDEYWNRCIKCYACRDACPLCYCCECELEKEFYADSGDTPPDPLTFQGVRLSHVCYSCINCGQCEDVCPMEIPVARIFHRMQKKYRDQTGFVAGMSEELPPLYSPEKE, encoded by the coding sequence ATGGATCCTGAATATTTACTGGCCAGAGCAAAAGATGAAAACTTACTGGAAAAAGGAGAATGTGGAGGTGCGGTAAGTTCTATTTTCCAGTACCTCCTTGACAACAACCTGGTTGACGGAGTTTTAAACCTGGGCCATGGAGAAGATATTTACGACGGTATTCCCAACTTAATCGAAGATTCCAAGGATTTAATTAATACATGTGGATCTTTACACTGTGCCCCTACCATGTTTGGAGACTTAATAAGTAAACATTTACAAGATATTAATTTGGCGGTGGCTGTAAAACCCTGTGATGCAATGGCTATCAAAGAGCTGGAAAACAGGCATCAAATTGATGGTGATAAGATTTACAAGGTAGGTCTCAACTGTGGAGGGACAGTGTTGCCCATTACCGCCCGTAAAATGATAGAACTATTTTACCAAATCGATCCTGCCGATGTGGTGAAAGAGGAGATTGACAAGGGTAAATTCATCATTGAACTTAAAGATGGTAGCCACAAAGACTTGAAAATTGATGATCTTGAAGATGAAGGCTATGGGAGACGGGTGAACTGTCAAAGATGTGAACAAATGGTTCCCCGAAATGCAGACATCGCCTGTGGAAACTGGGGAACAGAACCAGGATGGACATTTATAGAAATAGTAACCCCCAAAGGAAAAGAACTGGTGGAAAACGCAAAACAGAATAGATACATAGAAGTTAAAACCCCATCAGAAAAAGCCGTAGCTATACGGGAGAAAGTGGAGGGGGTAATGATAAAAATGGCCCGAAAATTCCAGGACAAATATCTGGAAGAAAATTATCCCTCCCTGGAGGATTGGGATGAATACTGGAACCGGTGCATCAAATGTTACGCCTGTAGAGATGCCTGCCCCCTATGCTACTGCTGTGAGTGTGAACTGGAAAAAGAGTTCTATGCAGATTCAGGAGACACCCCTCCAGATCCTCTCACTTTCCAGGGAGTCCGGCTGTCACATGTATGTTACAGTTGTATTAACTGTGGTCAGTGCGAAGATGTGTGCCCCATGGAAATTCCAGTGGCCCGTATCTTCCATAGAATGCAGAAAAAATACCGGGACCAAACTGGATTTGTAGCAGGTATGAGTGAAGAATTACCTCCGCTTTACAGTCCAGAGAAAGAATAG
- a CDS encoding molybdopterin-dependent oxidoreductase, translating to MMTVTHTICPSCSVGCGINLITKDKKVVGTYPYKRHPVNQGKNCLRGREYFKILGEETRLTTPLIKKGNLVDSDWEEVLNLAAVKIRSYKGDEIGIIASGNCTNEECEILKKFADALEVGKIGYNNHNFPKFDFETGTLDDLEKSQFILVIGNILKDNPLLGRRIILARENGAGIIAADYPEKTTTGINADEYVQIKSIREFLDNIGSEVQSKLDEHSTIVVGKLDQKEELDDLYKIASKSNSKLIPVMDDCNSRGAMNIVPALDTDDLKVLVESVKLLYVVGDDPVSYTAESFKGLDFLITQSPTINNTTLLSDVVLPGACWAEKSGSFTNSTGNTQKIQQIVPVAGDAQDDVVIIQKIAEKLDIKL from the coding sequence ATGATGACAGTGACTCATACTATCTGTCCTTCCTGCAGTGTAGGTTGTGGAATAAACCTCATAACCAAAGACAAGAAAGTGGTAGGAACTTATCCCTACAAGAGACATCCAGTAAATCAGGGGAAAAACTGTTTGCGGGGACGGGAATATTTTAAAATTTTAGGTGAAGAAACCAGGTTAACAACACCCCTCATAAAGAAGGGTAATTTAGTTGATTCAGATTGGGAAGAGGTTCTAAATCTGGCTGCTGTAAAAATAAGATCCTATAAAGGAGATGAAATTGGAATCATTGCTTCTGGAAACTGCACCAATGAAGAATGTGAAATTTTAAAGAAATTCGCTGATGCATTGGAAGTTGGAAAAATAGGATACAATAACCATAATTTTCCAAAATTTGATTTTGAAACTGGAACTCTAGATGATCTGGAAAAATCCCAGTTTATTCTGGTAATAGGGAATATTTTGAAAGATAACCCATTATTGGGAAGAAGAATAATACTGGCTCGAGAAAATGGAGCTGGGATAATCGCTGCAGACTATCCTGAGAAAACCACCACTGGTATAAACGCAGATGAATACGTTCAGATTAAATCCATCAGGGAATTTCTGGATAATATTGGCTCTGAAGTTCAAAGTAAACTAGATGAACATTCTACAATTGTGGTGGGCAAGTTAGACCAAAAAGAAGAATTGGATGATCTTTATAAAATAGCATCGAAATCAAATTCTAAATTAATCCCTGTAATGGATGATTGTAACTCCAGGGGGGCTATGAACATTGTTCCTGCTTTAGATACGGATGATTTGAAAGTCCTCGTTGAAAGTGTGAAATTGTTGTATGTGGTGGGAGATGATCCTGTGTCTTACACAGCAGAATCCTTTAAAGGCCTCGATTTTTTAATCACACAATCTCCCACCATAAACAACACAACTTTACTATCTGATGTTGTTCTTCCAGGTGCCTGCTGGGCAGAAAAAAGCGGATCATTTACCAATAGCACGGGTAACACTCAAAAAATCCAACAAATAGTTCCTGTGGCAGGAGACGCCCAAGATGATGTAGTTATCATCCAGAAAATTGCAGAAAAATTGGATATAAAATTGTAA
- a CDS encoding putative quinol monooxygenase, translating to MTVVIILTATITAKPGRRDELISKSQGLIKSTRLEPGCISYNLYASTENEDVLIMIEQYEDKEALDAHMQADHFKAFCGAAADILAEEMGVDIYSAEKVSAEKV from the coding sequence ATGACCGTAGTGATCATATTAACAGCTACTATAACCGCTAAACCGGGTAGAAGAGATGAACTTATTTCCAAGTCCCAGGGTTTGATTAAATCCACCCGTTTAGAACCGGGCTGCATCAGCTACAATCTATATGCCAGCACTGAAAATGAGGATGTGCTGATAATGATTGAACAATATGAAGACAAAGAAGCATTAGATGCCCACATGCAAGCTGACCATTTTAAAGCATTTTGCGGGGCTGCTGCAGATATTTTGGCCGAAGAAATGGGTGTTGACATATATTCGGCTGAGAAAGTTTCAGCTGAAAAGGTCTAG
- a CDS encoding NAD(P)-dependent alcohol dehydrogenase — protein sequence MKGLAMTAPNKVEWIEKEKPKAGPRDAIIKPTALAPCSSDIHTVWEGGLDLGGDIRILGHEAIGIVDEVGSEVTDFKPGDKVIVPAITPNWSAKASQCGFHQHADCLLGGYQFTFIRDGSMSEYFMVNDADANLAIQPDGMSDEAALMLTDMVTTGFSGAENANIQIGDDVVVIGIGPVGLNAVAGAALRGAGRLFAVGSRPDCASLAKTYGATDIINYKNGDIVEQVLEATDGKGADAVVVAGGNAETFAQGIQMAKPGSTISNINYFGTQNYKSAGDILPIPRDAWGAGMAHKTITGGLCPGGRVRMEQLANVVEAGRFDPGLLITHRFKGLEKVEDALYLMKDKPRDLIKPMVTVD from the coding sequence ATGAAAGGATTAGCAATGACTGCACCCAATAAAGTGGAATGGATTGAAAAGGAAAAACCAAAAGCTGGACCTAGAGATGCAATAATAAAGCCAACAGCTCTAGCGCCCTGTAGTTCAGATATTCACACAGTATGGGAAGGTGGTTTAGATCTTGGAGGGGATATTCGTATTTTAGGTCATGAAGCAATAGGTATCGTTGATGAAGTTGGAAGTGAAGTTACAGACTTCAAACCCGGCGATAAAGTAATAGTGCCTGCAATTACTCCTAACTGGAGCGCTAAAGCTTCACAATGTGGTTTCCACCAGCATGCGGACTGCCTATTAGGAGGATATCAATTCACCTTTATAAGGGATGGGTCCATGTCAGAATATTTCATGGTTAACGATGCTGATGCGAACTTAGCTATTCAGCCAGATGGTATGTCTGATGAAGCAGCACTTATGTTAACCGATATGGTCACCACAGGATTCAGTGGTGCTGAAAATGCCAATATCCAAATTGGGGATGACGTTGTTGTCATTGGAATTGGACCTGTTGGTCTAAATGCTGTAGCTGGTGCAGCATTAAGAGGTGCAGGAAGACTTTTTGCTGTAGGAAGTCGTCCAGATTGTGCCAGTTTAGCTAAAACGTACGGGGCCACTGATATAATCAACTACAAAAATGGTGATATCGTAGAACAAGTATTAGAAGCAACGGATGGAAAAGGTGCTGATGCTGTGGTTGTAGCCGGAGGTAACGCTGAAACTTTTGCACAGGGAATTCAAATGGCCAAACCAGGATCAACAATTTCCAACATAAACTACTTCGGTACACAAAATTACAAAAGTGCTGGGGACATCTTACCAATTCCTCGTGATGCATGGGGAGCAGGTATGGCCCACAAAACCATCACTGGTGGTCTATGTCCCGGTGGACGAGTTCGAATGGAACAATTAGCGAATGTTGTAGAAGCCGGGCGCTTTGACCCAGGTTTACTGATTACCCATAGATTCAAAGGACTGGAAAAAGTTGAAGATGCTCTTTACCTCATGAAAGATAAACCTAGAGATCTAATCAAACCAATGGTTACAGTAGATTAA
- a CDS encoding NAD(P)-dependent alcohol dehydrogenase, which yields MKGYAMLKIGEVGWIEKERPKCGPRDAIVRPTALAPCTSDVHTVWEGAIGERHNMILGHEAVGIVDEVGSEVQDFKVGDKVIVPAITPDWDSEACQRGFPSQTGGACGGWKYSNFKDGVFGEYFHVNMADNNLAIQPEGMSDEAAVMIVDMLSTGFMGAENAAIELGATVAVLGIGAVGLSAIAGARLEGAGRIFAVGTRPISVEVAKKYGATDIISYKDGDTADQILEATDGAGVDAVIVAGGHAEILLDAFKMAKAGSKIANINYFGKGQGDKDTVPIPRVDWGFGMADKDLITGLCPGGRTRMERLADLVTYDRVDPTLMVTHTFKGFDYIGEALELMREKPRDLIKPVVLLD from the coding sequence ATGAAAGGATATGCAATGTTAAAAATTGGTGAAGTAGGATGGATAGAAAAGGAAAGGCCAAAGTGTGGGCCAAGAGACGCCATTGTAAGACCAACAGCATTAGCACCATGTACATCGGATGTTCACACTGTTTGGGAAGGAGCAATAGGTGAACGACACAACATGATTTTAGGGCATGAAGCTGTAGGTATAGTGGATGAAGTAGGCAGTGAAGTCCAAGACTTCAAAGTTGGTGACAAAGTAATTGTACCAGCAATCACTCCAGACTGGGATTCAGAAGCATGTCAGCGTGGTTTCCCATCACAAACCGGAGGCGCCTGTGGAGGATGGAAATACTCCAACTTCAAAGATGGTGTATTCGGCGAATACTTCCACGTCAACATGGCAGACAACAACCTGGCAATCCAACCAGAGGGAATGTCCGATGAAGCAGCGGTTATGATCGTGGACATGTTGAGTACTGGATTCATGGGTGCTGAAAACGCAGCAATAGAACTTGGTGCAACAGTAGCTGTTCTTGGTATCGGAGCAGTAGGACTCAGTGCAATAGCCGGTGCAAGACTAGAAGGTGCAGGAAGAATATTCGCAGTTGGAACCAGACCAATATCAGTTGAAGTGGCCAAAAAGTATGGTGCAACCGATATAATCAGCTACAAAGATGGAGACACTGCAGACCAGATTCTAGAAGCAACCGATGGGGCGGGTGTTGACGCTGTAATAGTAGCTGGCGGTCATGCAGAAATTTTATTAGATGCATTCAAAATGGCCAAAGCAGGATCCAAAATCGCCAACATAAACTACTTCGGTAAAGGACAAGGTGATAAAGACACAGTACCAATACCCCGTGTAGACTGGGGCTTCGGAATGGCAGACAAAGACCTGATCACCGGACTATGTCCTGGTGGAAGAACCAGAATGGAAAGACTGGCAGATCTTGTAACCTACGACCGTGTAGACCCAACATTAATGGTCACCCACACCTTCAAAGGCTTTGATTATATTGGAGAAGCTCTGGAACTGATGAGAGAAAAACCAAGAGACCTAATCAAACCAGTAGTCCTATTAGATTAA
- a CDS encoding hydrogenase iron-sulfur subunit, with protein sequence MSENEPKIVGFCCNWCCYGGADTAGTSRMQYPPGVRIIRVMCSGRITPSMVLKAFKEGADGVFVGGCHIGDCHYDAGNYKWRRRAKFVEDILPEFGIDEERFRFEWISASEGEKFKKTMEEFYKTVKKYGSFKRSFSK encoded by the coding sequence ATGTCTGAAAATGAGCCGAAAATAGTTGGATTTTGTTGTAACTGGTGCTGTTATGGTGGTGCAGATACCGCAGGAACTTCCAGGATGCAGTACCCCCCAGGGGTTAGGATCATCCGTGTCATGTGTTCCGGAAGAATAACTCCATCCATGGTACTCAAAGCGTTCAAAGAAGGAGCTGATGGTGTGTTTGTAGGAGGATGTCACATTGGGGACTGCCATTATGATGCTGGGAATTATAAGTGGCGAAGGAGAGCTAAGTTTGTTGAAGATATTCTTCCAGAGTTTGGAATTGATGAAGAAAGGTTCAGATTTGAGTGGATTTCAGCGTCTGAGGGGGAAAAATTCAAGAAAACCATGGAAGAGTTCTACAAAACCGTAAAAAAGTATGGTTCTTTTAAAAGATCATTTTCAAAATGA
- a CDS encoding pilus assembly protein — MEMNKINLSIYVKKIKMIRPEKNLKGCNLDWDTNWSIDYVKTDEKTLEYVCTLYPVGKMSLNFAIHGLIQCEDQNEDLEKRTDELSPLILNKSMETMVNILNETKDTKIQINKELNLNIADYAEINFNEIFLT, encoded by the coding sequence ATGGAAATGAATAAAATAAATTTGAGTATTTATGTGAAAAAAATTAAGATGATCCGACCGGAGAAAAATCTAAAGGGTTGTAACCTGGATTGGGACACAAATTGGAGTATTGATTATGTAAAAACAGATGAGAAAACTTTGGAATATGTATGCACCTTATATCCCGTGGGTAAAATGTCTCTTAATTTTGCCATTCATGGATTAATCCAATGTGAGGATCAAAACGAAGATCTGGAAAAAAGAACAGATGAACTGTCCCCTTTAATCTTAAACAAAAGCATGGAAACTATGGTAAATATATTAAATGAAACTAAAGATACTAAAATCCAGATTAATAAGGAATTAAACCTTAATATTGCTGATTATGCTGAAATAAACTTTAATGAGATTTTTTTAACATAA
- a CDS encoding SDR family oxidoreductase, translating to MENCFDLEGKVAVVTGASGGLGADAAMAYAQNGADVALLARRKDRLEALAKEIESTGRKALAVQCDVANEESVENAIEEVINYFGKIDILLNNAGVAIRGGVCDLCVEDWDKGMDVNVKGIYLVSKHVIPHMIENNYGKVVNTSSINSVAGDKNDVFIRHVYNASKAAVRGLTMGMACSYGKYGITINAVGPGLFESEMTADTLFKSDDFLEAYSRIVPLNRPAKKGELNGPILFLSSEASSYVTGQTIFVDGGFSVV from the coding sequence ATGGAAAATTGTTTTGATTTAGAGGGGAAAGTGGCAGTTGTAACCGGTGCTTCCGGTGGTCTTGGAGCAGATGCAGCAATGGCATATGCACAAAATGGTGCTGATGTTGCTCTTCTAGCCCGAAGAAAAGACAGATTAGAAGCACTGGCAAAAGAAATTGAATCAACAGGACGAAAAGCCCTTGCAGTTCAGTGTGATGTGGCCAATGAGGAAAGCGTTGAAAATGCAATTGAAGAAGTGATCAATTATTTTGGAAAAATTGATATTCTCCTGAACAACGCGGGTGTGGCAATCCGTGGGGGTGTATGTGATTTATGCGTTGAAGACTGGGACAAGGGAATGGATGTAAATGTTAAAGGAATTTATCTGGTCTCAAAACATGTCATCCCCCACATGATTGAAAATAATTATGGAAAAGTCGTGAATACCAGTTCCATCAATTCTGTGGCTGGTGACAAGAATGATGTCTTCATACGTCATGTGTACAATGCTTCAAAAGCTGCTGTTCGTGGTCTGACCATGGGTATGGCCTGTTCATATGGTAAATATGGAATTACCATAAATGCGGTTGGTCCAGGTCTATTTGAATCTGAAATGACAGCAGATACCTTATTTAAATCTGATGATTTCCTGGAAGCATACAGCAGAATTGTACCGCTCAACCGTCCAGCTAAAAAAGGAGAATTAAACGGACCAATCCTGTTCCTTTCATCAGAAGCATCATCCTATGTAACCGGACAAACTATCTTTGTTGATGGTGGTTTCTCAGTGGTCTGA
- a CDS encoding aspartate dehydrogenase yields MKVGIIGCGAIATIITDFVLEGKIDIDLKFFYDQDSERAGNLSSKVNGITVTSVHDMLDQVDLVIEAASPLAVEKFIPSVIAHGKDVIIMSIGALIDRKLKKELESMAMENKSRIYTPSGAIVGLDGIKAASMGKITGVNLVTRKPPKSLGISVDNKTTVYEGKATAAVRKFPQNMNVAAALSIACDREVDVQIIADPTVKYNIHEIQVIGDFGEFKTTTQNRSCATNPKTSVLAAYSAIKLLKSLNENSMIGT; encoded by the coding sequence ATAAAAGTGGGGATCATAGGCTGCGGTGCCATAGCCACTATAATAACTGATTTTGTTTTAGAAGGAAAAATAGACATTGATCTGAAATTCTTCTATGACCAGGACTCTGAAAGGGCTGGGAACTTATCATCTAAGGTAAATGGAATAACAGTCACTTCTGTTCATGATATGTTGGACCAGGTCGATCTGGTGATTGAAGCGGCATCGCCTCTTGCAGTAGAAAAATTCATCCCATCTGTCATTGCCCATGGAAAAGACGTTATTATCATGAGCATAGGTGCTTTAATAGACAGAAAACTGAAAAAAGAGCTTGAAAGTATGGCAATGGAAAATAAATCCAGAATATACACTCCATCCGGAGCTATTGTGGGTTTAGATGGTATCAAAGCAGCTTCAATGGGTAAAATCACAGGAGTGAACCTGGTAACCCGAAAACCACCAAAATCACTGGGAATTTCAGTAGACAATAAAACCACAGTATATGAAGGTAAAGCCACTGCAGCAGTGCGTAAATTCCCTCAGAATATGAACGTGGCTGCAGCTTTAAGTATTGCCTGCGATAGAGAAGTGGATGTGCAGATCATAGCTGACCCCACAGTGAAGTATAATATCCATGAAATCCAGGTAATTGGTGACTTTGGTGAGTTTAAGACCACCACTCAAAATAGGAGCTGTGCCACTAATCCAAAAACAAGTGTTTTGGCCGCATATTCTGCTATTAAACTCCTTAAAAGTTTGAATGAAAATTCAATGATCGGTACTTGA
- the nadA gene encoding quinolinate synthase NadA, translating to MLNDLQEIERLKEEKNAIILAHNYQTKDIQEIADFVGDSLELCIKVSEIEKTEIVVFCGVDFMAETAAILNPHKKILIPDKDAKCPMAHMLSAEDIKKAKKTYPEAAMVLYINTLAEAKAEADILCTSANAVQVVRTLPHEKILFGPDMNLAWYVSQHVNKEIIPLPPQGHCYVHKMFNFGDLYFLSEKNQDAEILVHPECNPNVQKFADKVLSTGGMINHVKPSKQKKFIIATELDMITRLKRENPDKKFIPAFNKATCENMKMHSIEKVKNCLLNEEFVVQVNKKIEDKSRVAIERMMEITKNQYLNSQINNKEAY from the coding sequence ATGTTAAATGATCTGCAAGAAATTGAGCGACTTAAAGAAGAAAAAAATGCCATAATATTGGCTCATAATTATCAGACAAAAGATATACAGGAAATTGCAGATTTTGTGGGAGATTCTCTTGAACTATGTATTAAAGTCTCTGAAATAGAAAAAACTGAAATTGTGGTTTTTTGTGGAGTGGACTTCATGGCTGAGACTGCAGCCATACTCAACCCCCACAAAAAAATATTAATACCAGATAAAGATGCAAAATGCCCCATGGCACACATGCTCAGTGCAGAAGATATAAAAAAAGCTAAAAAGACATACCCTGAAGCTGCTATGGTTCTTTATATTAACACCCTAGCTGAAGCAAAAGCAGAAGCAGATATTCTTTGTACCTCCGCCAATGCAGTTCAAGTGGTGAGAACCCTCCCCCATGAAAAAATTCTTTTTGGTCCAGATATGAACCTGGCCTGGTATGTTTCCCAACATGTGAACAAGGAGATTATCCCCTTACCCCCTCAGGGACATTGTTACGTTCATAAAATGTTCAATTTCGGGGATTTGTATTTTTTAAGTGAGAAAAATCAGGATGCGGAGATATTAGTTCATCCAGAATGTAATCCAAACGTGCAGAAATTTGCTGATAAAGTACTGAGTACCGGGGGTATGATCAACCACGTAAAACCCTCAAAGCAGAAAAAATTCATTATAGCCACTGAACTGGACATGATTACTCGCTTAAAAAGAGAAAATCCAGATAAAAAATTCATTCCCGCTTTTAATAAAGCTACATGTGAGAATATGAAAATGCACTCCATTGAAAAGGTTAAAAACTGTCTTCTAAATGAAGAATTCGTGGTTCAAGTGAATAAAAAAATAGAGGATAAATCAAGGGTGGCTATTGAAAGAATGATGGAAATTACTAAAAATCAATACTTAAATTCTCAAATCAACAATAAAGAGGCCTATTAA